A stretch of Myxococcus hansupus DNA encodes these proteins:
- a CDS encoding type 2 lanthipeptide synthetase LanM family protein, which produces MASDTDASNFDVSLGCLLLPAVEELASRLDRVTGLSSSERDVVVSATRESLYAQLTLKLGRLLVLELNAARVTGKLDAQDPQARWAQFLELSSRRAFWDAQAANYPTMLPRVESIVRNRVEAALRFAERWSQERPSLRVLCQGRAVGELTGLSFGAGDSHRGGQTVALLQCGSERLVYKPRSVAIDVALGRFLLALKARHDGPLSIRVPAVVDRGTHGWAEFVSHQYAAGDDALRSFYRGMGHWLAIMRLLSGSDLHSENVIAHGDAPVVVDCETLFTPRIPPKPSELGQALDHAAELVGGSVLSIGMLPGRGIGLGWRGVDNSAVGMLPGQQPKVQQPDILQKGTDEARIGITQLPAQVSQNHPSPEPALARFWPEVLTGFDGMTATLRALDGAGRLGGLLTPFESCRIRVVPRATEVYAEVARMLWHPVSLHKDGPARQRAFDLLTRMAANVSTAPGEPEVVAAEVEDLLEGDIPFFTTLAGDGQLEGPRGTRWQPHRDLVAAALESWRTADFTLERDVIQSALVSAYVNDGWMPDAASMMPAHIRTDDLDVRRRRLAASILRQLVSTAIRGTDGSVTWIAPTRGPTGWSVQPLEQDLYGGASGVALLVGGYLREVEKGRADSVAGLEPLLASVLHTLVLAENRFMALRQRKGIRLRPPPPGAYIGLGSQIWTRLVLLDWTRDAGEGLARAEALADAIPESASAADAHDVLSGTAGAIPPLLALARRTGNARYLQMARALGDTVCEHARRKNGQACWIHEQWPEGVGGFAHGTTGMGWALTLLGRATGTSRYAELAQEAFAFEDALFDEDEQNWLDLRMLEGAKSAAAWCHGAVGIGLAHVDLDPRFERPQTRLRLRRAAAATRQLGLGWNHCACHGDLGSWELLEHALRAGEAPDGLTREGLLASILTSIEEQGPSCGLARDAFAPGLLAGVGGVAYQLLRAHPEHELPSILTLGGGTF; this is translated from the coding sequence ATGGCGTCTGACACGGACGCCAGTAACTTCGACGTGTCGTTGGGATGCCTGCTCCTGCCCGCGGTGGAGGAGCTGGCATCCCGGCTTGACCGGGTTACTGGGCTATCTTCGAGTGAGCGCGACGTCGTCGTCTCCGCGACGCGCGAATCCTTGTATGCGCAGCTCACGCTGAAGCTGGGGCGGCTGCTCGTACTGGAGTTGAATGCCGCGCGGGTGACAGGGAAGCTGGACGCCCAGGACCCGCAGGCGCGTTGGGCGCAGTTCCTGGAACTCTCGTCGCGGCGCGCCTTCTGGGATGCCCAGGCGGCGAACTACCCCACGATGCTGCCACGCGTGGAGTCCATCGTGCGCAACCGCGTGGAAGCCGCGCTGCGCTTCGCGGAACGCTGGAGCCAGGAGCGCCCGTCGCTGAGGGTGTTGTGCCAGGGCAGGGCGGTGGGCGAGCTGACGGGACTGTCGTTCGGCGCGGGAGACAGCCACCGCGGCGGCCAGACGGTGGCGTTGCTCCAGTGCGGCTCGGAGCGGCTCGTCTACAAACCGCGCTCGGTGGCCATCGACGTGGCGTTGGGGCGGTTCCTCCTTGCGTTGAAGGCGCGGCATGACGGCCCGCTGTCCATCCGCGTCCCGGCGGTGGTGGACCGAGGCACGCACGGTTGGGCTGAGTTCGTCTCGCACCAGTACGCCGCCGGTGACGACGCGCTCCGGAGCTTCTACCGCGGCATGGGCCACTGGTTGGCCATCATGCGGCTGTTGAGTGGCAGTGACCTGCATTCGGAGAACGTCATCGCCCATGGGGATGCCCCCGTGGTCGTGGACTGCGAGACGCTGTTCACGCCGCGCATTCCGCCCAAGCCCTCGGAGCTGGGGCAGGCGTTGGATCATGCGGCGGAGCTGGTGGGGGGCTCGGTGCTGTCCATCGGCATGTTGCCGGGGCGGGGAATCGGTCTGGGGTGGCGCGGCGTGGACAACTCCGCCGTGGGCATGCTCCCCGGGCAGCAGCCCAAGGTGCAGCAGCCCGACATCCTCCAGAAGGGCACGGATGAAGCACGCATTGGCATCACCCAGTTGCCGGCCCAGGTCTCCCAGAACCATCCCAGTCCCGAGCCCGCGCTCGCCCGGTTCTGGCCGGAGGTCCTGACAGGCTTTGACGGCATGACCGCCACGCTGCGCGCGCTGGATGGGGCGGGCCGCCTGGGAGGGTTGCTCACGCCCTTCGAGTCGTGCCGCATCCGTGTCGTGCCTCGGGCCACGGAGGTGTACGCGGAAGTGGCGCGCATGCTGTGGCACCCGGTGTCGCTGCACAAGGATGGCCCGGCGCGCCAGCGTGCCTTCGACTTGCTGACGCGGATGGCCGCCAACGTGTCAACGGCGCCCGGCGAGCCGGAGGTGGTCGCCGCGGAGGTCGAGGACCTGCTTGAAGGTGACATCCCGTTCTTCACCACGCTGGCGGGAGACGGCCAACTGGAGGGGCCTCGGGGGACACGGTGGCAGCCGCACCGCGACCTGGTGGCCGCCGCGCTGGAGAGCTGGCGCACCGCGGACTTCACGCTGGAGCGAGACGTCATCCAATCCGCCCTGGTCAGCGCCTACGTCAATGACGGGTGGATGCCGGACGCGGCGTCGATGATGCCCGCGCACATCCGCACGGACGACCTCGATGTCCGTCGCCGCCGGCTCGCGGCCAGCATCCTGCGCCAGCTCGTCTCCACCGCGATTCGAGGGACGGATGGCAGCGTCACCTGGATTGCGCCCACGCGGGGGCCCACGGGCTGGTCCGTTCAGCCCCTGGAGCAGGACCTCTACGGCGGCGCCTCCGGTGTCGCGCTGCTGGTGGGCGGGTACCTGCGCGAAGTGGAGAAGGGCAGGGCGGACTCTGTCGCCGGGCTGGAGCCCCTGCTGGCGTCGGTGCTGCACACGCTGGTGCTGGCCGAGAACCGCTTCATGGCGCTGCGCCAGCGCAAGGGCATCCGCCTGCGTCCACCTCCGCCTGGGGCCTACATTGGCCTGGGCTCACAAATCTGGACGCGGCTGGTGTTGCTGGACTGGACGCGTGACGCGGGAGAGGGGCTGGCGCGTGCCGAGGCGCTCGCGGACGCCATCCCTGAATCCGCTTCGGCCGCGGATGCCCATGACGTCTTGTCGGGAACCGCGGGTGCGATTCCACCGTTGCTCGCGCTGGCGCGGCGGACGGGGAACGCGCGCTATCTTCAGATGGCGCGCGCGCTGGGCGACACCGTGTGTGAGCACGCGCGGCGTAAGAACGGCCAGGCTTGCTGGATTCATGAGCAGTGGCCCGAGGGCGTCGGGGGTTTCGCGCACGGCACCACCGGCATGGGCTGGGCGCTGACCCTGCTCGGCCGGGCGACGGGGACGTCGCGCTACGCGGAACTGGCACAGGAGGCCTTCGCGTTCGAGGACGCGCTATTCGATGAGGACGAGCAGAACTGGCTGGACCTGCGCATGTTGGAGGGCGCGAAGTCGGCCGCGGCATGGTGTCACGGCGCGGTGGGCATCGGGCTGGCGCACGTGGACCTGGATCCCCGCTTCGAGCGACCTCAGACGCGCCTGCGCCTGCGCCGGGCCGCTGCGGCGACGCGCCAGCTCGGGTTGGGTTGGAACCACTGCGCGTGCCACGGTGACCTGGGCTCGTGGGAACTCCTGGAGCACGCCCTGCGAGCGGGAGAGGCGCCCGACGGCCTGACGCGAGAAGGGCTGCTGGCGAGCATCCTCACCAGCATCGAGGAACAGGGGCCTTCCTGTGGCCTGGCGCGAGATGCTTTCGCGCCGGGGTTGCTGGCGGGCGTTGGAGGTGTCGCCTACCAGTTGCTGCGCGCGCATCCGGAGCATGAGCTGCCGTCCATTCTCACGCTCGGTGGAGGAACGTTCTGA
- a CDS encoding DUF6229 family protein — MNENVQGAELVEQWRNSADKSNPAGPLFVGGEFTESDIIHETIVISGRCGTGCSGSQTRQCC, encoded by the coding sequence ATGAACGAGAACGTCCAGGGAGCGGAGCTGGTGGAGCAGTGGCGCAACAGCGCCGACAAGAGCAACCCCGCGGGGCCGCTGTTCGTCGGTGGTGAGTTCACCGAGTCGGACATCATCCACGAGACCATCGTCATCTCCGGCCGCTGTGGCACGGGGTGCTCTGGCTCTCAGACCCGTCAGTGCTGCTGA
- a CDS encoding DUF6891 domain-containing protein: MSNESQYDQVRAIADEVLAGVKDISLHGWDDGRWYVLLDQINYDTAEVVERPLVSNMGEVLAPELIAKLGLTEQVEELVRRLLALGFAPEPQPPSARSQILAVAREVMKGSGMDAVVVQDDEGHLQAGVEVFIESRWRLEFRALASTRGDVPFPKLAEALGLRERAETLARRLGALAYTPTPLSEEEAALVPKALEQLWLGFTYGLRSLDDLAEATDHPSWYDLDEDRVRREVWRQLDAKVRARLDEEKQWPDILEVDRLAAAFEDLHRAGIVAEMGATNTLSSGWSLVRERAEELESRGESPWAAAFFHTQDLDHALTGGELNIAFGTLEGEELSDADGKVAEAIVTSLREHGFEPEWKGSVHSRVAVRPAFNWRRRRARVDVTEDIKVSPYRMGPSLVGLLPRARSMTLQVDSLLPYDLDQVQSDSLEEIILEFDSAALAQCLAEDVQTRVTGRFPKLRRLVLAASSERMAPIRIDL; this comes from the coding sequence ATGTCAAACGAGTCGCAGTACGATCAGGTTCGCGCCATCGCCGACGAGGTGTTGGCAGGCGTCAAGGACATCTCCTTGCACGGCTGGGACGACGGCCGCTGGTATGTCCTGTTGGACCAGATCAACTACGACACGGCCGAGGTCGTGGAGCGTCCCCTGGTCTCCAACATGGGCGAGGTCCTGGCGCCTGAACTCATCGCGAAGCTGGGACTGACGGAGCAGGTCGAGGAGCTGGTGCGGAGGTTGCTCGCGCTGGGCTTCGCACCGGAGCCGCAGCCTCCATCCGCGCGCAGTCAAATCCTGGCGGTCGCCCGGGAGGTGATGAAGGGCTCCGGCATGGATGCCGTGGTGGTGCAGGATGACGAAGGGCACCTCCAGGCCGGCGTCGAGGTGTTCATCGAATCGAGATGGCGCCTGGAGTTCAGGGCGCTCGCCTCGACGCGAGGCGACGTCCCGTTTCCGAAGCTCGCCGAAGCCTTGGGATTGCGCGAGCGCGCGGAGACCCTGGCCCGGCGCTTGGGGGCACTGGCGTACACGCCGACACCGCTGTCCGAGGAAGAGGCCGCGCTCGTACCAAAAGCCCTGGAGCAGCTCTGGCTTGGATTCACCTATGGCCTCCGGAGCCTGGATGACCTGGCGGAGGCCACCGATCACCCGTCCTGGTACGACCTGGACGAGGACCGGGTGCGCCGCGAAGTGTGGCGCCAGCTCGACGCCAAGGTGCGCGCGCGCCTCGACGAAGAGAAGCAGTGGCCGGACATTCTGGAAGTGGATCGACTGGCGGCGGCCTTCGAGGACCTCCATCGCGCCGGCATCGTGGCGGAAATGGGGGCGACCAACACCCTGAGCTCCGGCTGGAGTCTGGTTCGGGAGCGGGCCGAGGAGTTGGAGTCCCGAGGCGAGTCGCCCTGGGCCGCCGCGTTCTTCCATACGCAGGACCTGGACCACGCGCTCACGGGCGGTGAGCTCAACATCGCCTTTGGCACCTTGGAGGGAGAGGAGCTGTCAGACGCGGACGGAAAGGTGGCTGAGGCCATCGTGACGTCCCTGCGCGAGCACGGCTTCGAACCCGAGTGGAAGGGCAGCGTCCACAGCCGGGTCGCCGTGCGGCCCGCATTCAATTGGCGCCGTCGCCGCGCGCGGGTGGACGTGACAGAGGACATCAAGGTGTCGCCCTACCGCATGGGGCCCTCGCTGGTGGGCCTGCTGCCGCGAGCCCGGTCGATGACCCTCCAGGTCGATTCCCTGCTGCCTTACGATTTGGACCAGGTTCAATCGGACTCACTGGAGGAGATCATCCTCGAGTTCGACTCAGCGGCGCTGGCCCAGTGCCTCGCGGAAGATGTTCAGACACGGGTGACGGGGCGCTTTCCCAAGCTGCGCCGGCTCGTCCTGGCCGCCTCGTCAGAACGCATGGCGCCCATTCGCATCGACCTTTGA
- a CDS encoding serine hydrolase domain-containing protein, translating into MPGAESHLGAQEAQLSGWTAVRALLVQRAAAEGVTDLGLMVFDANDNLVFQHMRGNFTPDQRVAVASASKLVSGLVLFELIQRGQLSLDSTTGTVLGWTGVKAHITLRHLLSFTSGMRPNHECLHNPATTLAACVDTLRTLVPLAAPGARFDYGGTHLQVAARMAEVVTGKSWNTLFREVLGVPLGHPAEVTYFTMPRARIGTQNPLVGGGLQASMSEYADFLSLTFHKGQTAALTVGTPALFTAQAREPFPDAVIGNSPMADLGYPSAYGLAVWLECVTPALGCSRISSPGAFGFTPWLDRNSGYYAILGMELAMTGAEGVGEFSYNLERDLAPLIRNALTP; encoded by the coding sequence GTGCCCGGCGCCGAGAGCCATCTTGGCGCGCAGGAGGCACAGCTCTCAGGGTGGACCGCCGTGCGCGCCCTGCTGGTTCAACGCGCCGCGGCCGAAGGCGTCACCGACCTGGGTCTGATGGTCTTCGACGCGAACGACAACCTCGTCTTCCAGCATATGAGAGGAAACTTCACCCCGGACCAGCGCGTGGCCGTGGCCTCCGCGTCGAAGCTGGTCTCCGGCCTTGTACTCTTCGAACTCATCCAGCGTGGCCAGCTCAGCCTCGATTCCACGACAGGCACCGTGCTCGGGTGGACGGGCGTAAAGGCGCACATCACCCTGCGCCACCTGCTCTCCTTCACGTCAGGCATGCGGCCCAACCATGAGTGCCTTCACAACCCGGCCACCACCCTCGCGGCCTGCGTCGACACGCTGCGAACGCTCGTTCCGCTCGCCGCCCCCGGGGCTCGCTTCGACTATGGCGGCACGCATCTCCAAGTCGCGGCGCGCATGGCCGAAGTCGTGACCGGCAAGTCCTGGAACACGCTCTTCCGTGAAGTCCTGGGCGTTCCCCTGGGCCACCCCGCCGAGGTGACTTACTTCACCATGCCCCGGGCGCGCATTGGCACACAGAATCCGCTCGTGGGCGGTGGCCTGCAAGCCTCCATGTCCGAGTACGCCGATTTCCTGTCGCTGACCTTCCACAAGGGGCAGACGGCAGCGCTCACGGTAGGCACGCCCGCGCTGTTCACGGCCCAGGCGCGTGAGCCTTTCCCGGATGCCGTCATCGGCAATTCGCCCATGGCGGACCTTGGATATCCGTCTGCCTATGGGCTCGCGGTCTGGCTGGAGTGTGTGACGCCAGCGCTGGGGTGCTCGCGCATCAGCTCACCGGGCGCCTTCGGCTTCACGCCCTGGCTGGACCGGAACAGCGGCTACTACGCCATCCTCGGCATGGAGCTGGCCATGACAGGCGCGGAGGGCGTTGGCGAATTCAGCTACAACCTGGAGCGAGACCTCGCGCCCCTCATCCGGAATGCCCTGACGCCCTGA
- a CDS encoding macrolide 2'-phosphotransferase, with product MPSAPNDAPQILELAETHGIKLQPDSLSVNEAGLDYRVAMARGLDDVQWVLRIPRRDDVSAKLDDERKILDFIAPRLGVPVPRWQVSHRNLIAYQALPGKPGLTLDPATGQPIWHFDNTSRVYAEDFGRLLQRMHAIDIEEARRAGLIVETPEQVRATWASDIARVRAEFNVAESLVRRWENWLADDSYWPRRVAMSHGEMYPAHVLINSDDTITGVLDWTTAKVGDPARDFVFQKMLGVDAVFEATVDAYVKAGGQVWDRLGDHCTELLAASPVGYALFALITGKPEHREAAAAGLMPSETM from the coding sequence ATGCCTTCCGCCCCCAACGATGCGCCCCAGATTCTCGAGCTCGCCGAGACGCACGGCATCAAGCTCCAACCCGACTCCCTCTCCGTCAATGAGGCTGGACTCGACTACCGGGTCGCCATGGCCCGAGGGCTCGACGACGTGCAGTGGGTCCTCCGCATTCCCCGGCGGGACGATGTCTCCGCGAAGCTCGACGATGAGCGGAAGATCCTGGACTTCATCGCCCCCCGCCTCGGCGTTCCGGTTCCGCGATGGCAGGTCTCCCACCGCAACCTCATCGCCTATCAGGCCCTGCCCGGCAAACCCGGCCTGACGCTGGACCCCGCCACGGGCCAACCCATCTGGCACTTCGACAACACGTCGCGCGTCTATGCCGAGGACTTCGGCCGCCTGCTCCAACGGATGCACGCCATCGACATCGAGGAGGCCCGGCGCGCCGGCCTGATTGTCGAGACCCCTGAGCAGGTCCGCGCCACCTGGGCCTCCGACATCGCCCGCGTTCGCGCGGAGTTCAACGTCGCGGAGTCACTCGTCCGACGATGGGAGAACTGGCTGGCGGACGATTCTTACTGGCCCCGGCGCGTCGCGATGTCCCACGGCGAGATGTATCCCGCCCACGTGCTGATCAACTCCGACGACACCATCACCGGCGTGCTCGACTGGACCACCGCCAAGGTGGGAGACCCGGCGCGCGACTTCGTCTTCCAGAAGATGCTGGGCGTGGACGCCGTCTTCGAGGCCACCGTCGATGCCTATGTGAAGGCCGGCGGGCAGGTCTGGGACCGCCTGGGTGACCACTGTACGGAACTGCTCGCGGCGAGCCCCGTCGGCTATGCCCTCTTCGCGCTCATCACCGGCAAGCCGGAGCACCGCGAGGCCGCGGCTGCGGGGTTGATGCCCTCGGAGACCATGTAG
- a CDS encoding cytochrome c-type biogenesis protein — translation MTAALLSLSLAFTLVTGQFAPQEAGSDPLAPELEVRVQALGKQLRCAVCQGLSVADSPSSMARAQLDMIRAQVAEGKSDAEVVEYFVARYGEWVLLSPRAEGFNWFVWLGPVALVVAGGFVIWRQLQRGPGEPAASTPSEEAPKSAEPAASAGAPPVDEEDPYLQAVRRELER, via the coding sequence ATGACCGCTGCCCTCCTGTCCCTGTCCCTCGCATTCACCCTCGTCACCGGCCAGTTCGCGCCGCAGGAAGCCGGGAGCGACCCGCTCGCGCCGGAACTGGAGGTCCGAGTCCAGGCCCTGGGCAAGCAGTTGCGCTGCGCCGTCTGCCAGGGCCTCTCCGTGGCGGACAGCCCGTCCTCCATGGCCCGCGCCCAACTGGACATGATTCGCGCGCAGGTCGCCGAGGGGAAGAGCGACGCCGAAGTCGTCGAATACTTCGTCGCGCGCTACGGCGAATGGGTGCTGCTGTCCCCCCGCGCCGAGGGCTTCAACTGGTTCGTGTGGCTGGGCCCGGTGGCGCTCGTCGTCGCGGGCGGCTTCGTCATCTGGCGACAGCTCCAGCGCGGCCCGGGTGAGCCCGCGGCCAGCACCCCTTCCGAAGAAGCGCCGAAGTCGGCGGAACCAGCGGCCTCCGCTGGAGCCCCTCCGGTGGATGAAGAAGACCCGTACCTCCAGGCCGTGCGCCGGGAGCTCGAGCGCTAG